In the bacterium genome, AAGGCCATTGCTTTTGGCAAATATCTCTTCCGCCTCCAACGTGGCTTGCGCCGATCCAGCTTGAGCGAAGAGGAGAGAGCTTAGTATTACCAATATTAAGATCGATTTCTGTCTTGGAATCATTTGTAGTCAGATCCTCTCAATAAATCTCGATCCTCGATCCTCGCTACTTGATGCTCGATGCTTGATGCGGGTAAAGGATCCAGTGTCCAGTATCGAATATCCAGTATCGAGCATCGAGGATCGAGCATCGAGCCTCATGTAACATTCTCGCGCACAACGCAAATGTTGCGGGGTAATAGTATATACGTCTTGATCCAAAAGAAACTTCATGCTGCCACCGCCATATGGATATCTTCAACTGCTACGACATCAATAGCATACTGAATACATGCCCGGATGTCCTCAAGTTGGAGTTCAGGATAATAATCCATTACTATTGTTAAAAAAGGAATACCTTCTCGCACCAGTTCAAGGACATTTTGGACCGGAATTCGGGTCCCTGCAATACAGGGTTTACCAAAGTGGATGGTTGGATTAATCTCTATTCTTTCTCTCATTTTTGTCTTTCACCTCCCTTTCCCCATATTCTTTTTCAGGCTCTTAATCAGATTAAGCGCTCTGGAGTAACTTTGTTTCATCTGTTCCAGGCTGCTTTTAGCAGAGGCGAAGCGAATTAAATGAGATTCCTCAATAAGGCTTCTTAATTCTTCTATCTCGACCTCATCTATTCCACTGGTCCTGAGTTTGGCCGCTATTTCCTCTTGAGTAAGACCGGCCGCGGACATATTCAATCTATCGGCCAGATAGGACCTTAGACCGCTTTCCAGAAGGGTGTAAAACTCATGTGACTCTTCCGGTCGGAGTTTGCCTTTAGCTTTAGAAAGTCTCCCTCTGGCCTCCCGGTAAGCCCGCTTTGACCTGGCATAGGCCGGGTCAAGCTCTAATTTCCGCCTCTTGAGCTTGACGCCTAAGGCGCTCAAAAAAAGTAACAAAGGAACTAAGTTAGCCAGGTAAAATAGCTTGTTCTGGTAGAGCATCCTGGAGCTATCTTTAAAATTTATCTCTGCTTTGATATAGCGAATGTCTTTGGCCATCACCTTTACCCCTTCGGGGGTAAGGGGAGTGGTTGAAATCTCCTCTTTTGGGCCTGAGGCGGCTTCAAGGTAGAGAGGCGCGGTAGATTTTGTCTCATAACGTTTCTTCCCGGGATGAAAAAAGGCGAACGATATCCCCGGAATCTTTAACTTCCCCGGCACCTGAGGGATAAGGATGGTCTTGAAGGTCTTTGAGCCGCTGACCGTGTAGTTCTCCTTGGAAATATTCAGGGAGCTCAGGGTCTCATAACGTCTGAATTCGGGAAGCTCCGGCAAGTCTACTTCCTGAAGGGTCTTAACATTTCCCTTGCCTGAAATCGCCACCGTGAGGGTAATGGGTTGACCGGTCTCAATCTTTTTTTTATCCAGGCTTGAGGTAATAGAATAATCTCCTACCACTCCTTTAAAATTAGCCGGCTTTCCCTTCTCCGGCAGAGGCAAGACCTCGACGGCCAGGGGTTTAGTGCTTAAGACCCTGGTTTTGCCCCGACTGAAAAAATCCCGGAAAAAGAAGTCCCGGGAAAAGGCATCGGGTGAGAAGTCATCTACCGTGCACTTAAGTTTGGCCTCACCGATCTGAAGGTTCCCCGGTGTAGTGGGAAAGAGGGCCGTCTTTATCTCTGTAATTAAATACCGGGAGCCGTTGATGGCCGTATAATATTCCTTCTGGGGCGGGAGGTCTTCGGTGAAGAAACCGGTTGTCTCCGGAGGCACGTATTCCGGCCTGGAGAGCAGATTTATCCGGCGATAAAAGCGAAAGGTTAAGATAACCTCTTCATTGACATAAGCCTTCTGTTTGTCTACTTCAGCGGTAATAAAGACGTCTCCCTCTGCCTGTCTTTTTTCAGCCTGCAGGGGGCTCTGGGTTGGCGCTTGAGGTAAAGGGGCCCCGGCTTCGACTACTTCGATAGAGATAGGTTGTGTTTCATAGGTCTTATTCTGGTAAGTAAGGGTAACCGGACCGATGATAAATTTTCCTACCTTTTTAGGGACCAGGATGTAGTTAAAGGTTAGGGCCGACGAGATTCGCCCATTAACAATGGAGATACTTTGCGACCGACCAGAGGAATAGATGTTAAAGTCGGACATTGGAGGCAGTTGAGGTGAGGGAAGCGAGCCACCTCCCCCGGAGAGAGAGACCGATAGCCTTAACTGATCATTCAGCGTGAC is a window encoding:
- a CDS encoding DUF433 domain-containing protein translates to MRERIEINPTIHFGKPCIAGTRIPVQNVLELVREGIPFLTIVMDYYPELQLEDIRACIQYAIDVVAVEDIHMAVAA
- a CDS encoding BatD family protein, yielding MRLILSIIIFLISTPVIAQELSLSASVDRGKVTLNDQLRLSVSLSGGGGSLPSPQLPPMSDFNIYSSGRSQSISIVNGRISSALTFNYILVPKKVGKFIIGPVTLTYQNKTYETQPISIEVVEAGAPLPQAPTQSPLQAEKRQAEGDVFITAEVDKQKAYVNEEVILTFRFYRRINLLSRPEYVPPETTGFFTEDLPPQKEYYTAINGSRYLITEIKTALFPTTPGNLQIGEAKLKCTVDDFSPDAFSRDFFFRDFFSRGKTRVLSTKPLAVEVLPLPEKGKPANFKGVVGDYSITSSLDKKKIETGQPITLTVAISGKGNVKTLQEVDLPELPEFRRYETLSSLNISKENYTVSGSKTFKTILIPQVPGKLKIPGISFAFFHPGKKRYETKSTAPLYLEAASGPKEEISTTPLTPEGVKVMAKDIRYIKAEINFKDSSRMLYQNKLFYLANLVPLLLFLSALGVKLKRRKLELDPAYARSKRAYREARGRLSKAKGKLRPEESHEFYTLLESGLRSYLADRLNMSAAGLTQEEIAAKLRTSGIDEVEIEELRSLIEESHLIRFASAKSSLEQMKQSYSRALNLIKSLKKNMGKGR